A genomic region of Trifolium pratense cultivar HEN17-A07 linkage group LG3, ARS_RC_1.1, whole genome shotgun sequence contains the following coding sequences:
- the LOC123917068 gene encoding uncharacterized protein LOC123917068, whose translation MTKNMGSKRKEKMKEIASTEEQVDHGSLFSESRRKLICYDSDSNSHHHAKKKNKNQNYSNGTKSCDEVITNPLLLEDLRFHIFTFVPINCLLNSIRYVCKSWAETIGSSRFIEAYESRRRGSAHSSKIGLYVENRTLGPSYFLEFKDYVSGQFERTNLGTPERMGRIIGTCDGMLLLENYSCKQMFLVNPLLKWWLRLPFYPITERPPIFRYQGAITRVPRTGKFKLFLADCIEVLGVFWHVLYVLRIGKDNNTWKEIFRKEAHFQQHFRCQLLYSSGGGDLYWITKKVVFLIDVDKEHIVPECQLSYEILNHRYLLMGGDRISCIDESDNEFGTTFQIYILNFDSGKLSLYHDTGPFDFVAICGCKVYSSLIFRLWINDQIIFQVYVLPNEKVSSNYEKVNYQKMHFGYNMETGQLTKIGDIDMGDFEVWLYTKTLITLPHTMI comes from the exons ATGACTAAAAATATGGGAAGCAAAAGGAAAGAGAAGATGAAGGAGATAGCAAGTACGGAGGAGCAGGTTGATCATGGGAGCCTCTTTAG TGAATCAAGAAGGAAGTTGATTTGCTATGATTCAGATTCTAACTCACATCATCATGCtaagaagaagaataagaacCAAAACTACTCAAATGGTACTAAGAGTTGTGATGAAGTGATTACAAATCCACTTCTCCTTGAAGACTTGAGGTTTCATATCTTTACTTTTGTTCCTATTAACTGTCTGCTTAATTCTATAAGGTATGTATGCAAGTCTTGGGCTGAAACTATTGGCAGCTCCCGTTTTATTGAAGCATATGAAAGCCGCCGCCGCGGCAGTGCACATTCTTCTAAAATTGGTCTTTACGTTGAAAATCGCACACTAGGCCCTAGTTATTTCTTGGAATTTAAAGATTATGTAAGTGGCCAATTTGAAAGGACTAATTTGGGAACACCTGAAAGAATGGGACGTATAATCGGTACTTGTGATGGTATGTTGTTGCTTGAGAATTATAGTTGTAAACAAATGTTTTTGGTGAACCCCCTCCTCAAGTGGTGGCTTAGACTTCCTTTTTATCCCATTACTGAACGACCTCCGATATTTAGGTATCAAGGTGCTATAACACGTGTTCCTAGAACTGGAAAATTCAAACTTTTCCTTGCAGATTGCATTGAGGTTTTAGGTGTATTTTGGCATGTATTGTATGTTCTAAGAATTGGAAAAGATAATAATACATGGAAAGAGATATTCAGAAAAGAAGCTCACTTTCAACAACATTTTAGATGTCAATTACTTTATAGTAGTGGTGGTGGTGATCTTTATTGGATAACAAAAAAGGTAGTGTTTTTGATTGATGTTGATAAAGAACATATTGTACCAGAATGTCAACTTTCATATGAGATTCTGAATCACAGATATTTATTAATGGGAGGAGATCGTATTTCTTGCATCGACGAGTCTGATAATGAGTTTGGTACAACATTTCAAAtctacattttaaattttgattcagGAAAATTGTCTCTTTATCATGACACGGGACCTTTTGATTTTGTGGCTATTTGTGGTTGTAAGGTTTATTCATCTCTCATATTTCGTTTATGGATCAACGATCAAATTATCTTTCAAGTATATGTACTTCCAAATGAAAAGGTATCTTCAAACTATGAAAAGGTAAACTATCAAAAAATGCATTTTGGTTACAACATGGAGACCGGACAATTGACAAAGATTGGGGACATTGACATGGGCGATTTTGAAGTATGGCTTTACACTAAAACTCTAATTACATTGCCACATACTATGATATAG
- the LOC123915414 gene encoding putative B3 domain-containing protein At3g49610, giving the protein MEESVFVSKKLNELDGDDYLMVEKLLNLRSESLANQFKDDVSRVFRSNNNDSRSVCCNNDSRSKIRIQQPKTNDCGSGSLKFCMLESKNHEVAACRRDERVGKMILKIRTSDLSARVDFVGNVGTKNNEAASEKSLSDEGSEKKHNHEVVACRHDESVGKRIIKIRTNDRSLRVDFGNLDLKNHEAAAEETSSDEGSKKEMKKRKATDERSSKPSKKRKNPKNNNNVNDQIEEEYPELPLAFKEKIEQMEGSEVKLVIQKKLTASDVTKSKSRFSIPIKKMIKDCNFLRPEEESSLDYARQKKTDGKKLDGMLVSVLDPNLILHDGICFKKWKMAKNNEIYNLTKKWNHLVAKNCFKEKEKVQLWSFRSHKKLYFALVKLQPRSISQ; this is encoded by the coding sequence ATGGAGGAAAGTGTTTTTGtttctaaaaaattaaatgaactTGATGGTGATGATTATTTGATGGTtgaaaaattactaaatttgcGTTCTGAGTCTTTAGCTAATCAATTCAAAGATGATGTGTCTCGTGTTTTTCGTTCGAACAACAATGATTCTAGGTCTGTTTGTTGCAACAATGATTCTAGGTCGAAAATAAGAATCCAGCAACCAAAGACAAATGATTGTGGCAGTGGCAGTCTTAAGTTTTGTATGCTTGAATCAAAGAATCACGAGGTTGCTGCTTGTAGACGCGATGAGCGTGTTGGCAAAATGATTCTCAAGATAAGAACAAGTGATCTATCGGCAAGAGTTGATTTTGTTGGCAATGTTGGTACAAAGAATAATGAGGCGGCTTCCGAGAAAAGTTTGTCCGATGAGGGTTCGGAGAAGAAACACAATCATGAGGTTGTTGCTTGTAGGCACGATGAGAGTGTTGGGAAAAGGATTATCAAGATAAGAACAAATGATCGATCGCTGAGAGTTGATTTTGGCAATCTTGATCTAAAGAATCATGAGGCGGCTGCCGAGGAAACTTCATCCGATGAGGGTTCCAAGAAGgagatgaagaaaagaaaagctacGGATGAAAGATCAAGCAAACCGTCAAAGAAACGCAAGAACcccaaaaacaacaataatgtTAATGACCAGATAGAAGAAGAGTACCCTGAGCTTCCATTGGCATTTAAAGAAAAGATTGAACAAATGGAAGGTAGTGAGGTGAAGTTGGTGATCCAGAAGAAACTAACCGCGAGTGACGTGACCAAAAGCAAAAGCCGCTTCTccattccaataaagaagatgATTAAAGATTGTAATTTTTTGAGACCAGAAGAGGAATCGTCTTTGGATTATGCGCGTCAAAAGAAAACAGATGGGAAGAAGCTTGATGGTATGTTAGTCTCCGTGTTGGATCCGAATCTTATACTCCACGATGGTATTTGCTTCAAGAAGTGGAAAATGGCGAAGAATAATGAGATTTACAATCTCACAAAAAAATGGAACCATCTTGTAGCAAAAAACTGTTtcaaagaaaaggaaaaggTGCAACTCTGGTCTTTTAGAAGCCATAAAAAACTCTACTTTGCACTCGTCAAGCTCCAGCCAAGATCGATTAGTCAATGA
- the LOC123917403 gene encoding glycerol kinase-like has product MSIEEDVFIGAIDQGTSSTRFIIYDKSAKPIGSHQVEFTQFHPQAGWVEHDPIEILESVKVCMTKAIDKATANGFQVDKGLKAIGLTNQRETTLVWSKSTGSPLHQAIVWMDVRTASICRRLENELSGGRTHFVESCGLPISTYFSALKILWLMENVDAVKEAIKKKDALFGTVDTWLIWNLTGGVNEGLHVTDVTNASRTMLMNLKTLRWDESTLKALTIPPEILPKIVSNSEVIGNIAAGWPISGMPISGCLGDQHAAMLGQVCRKGEAKSTYGTGAFILLNTGEGVVQSKHGLLSTVAYKLGPNAPTNYALEGSVGIAGAAVQWLRDGLGLISNAAELEAMALAVESNGGVYFVPAFNGLFAPWWRDDARGVFIGFTGHTNKGHLARAVLESICFQVKDVIDAMHNDSGADQSNKEEFLLRVDGGATVNNLLMQTQADLLATPVIRPVDIETTALGAAYAAGLAVGVWKEDYIFDSKDKLQNANIFRPLMAEDLRKKKADSWLKAVSRSFDLADLS; this is encoded by the exons ATGTCAATAGAAGAAGATGTTTTCATTGGAGCAATTGATCAAGGAACAAGTAGTACCAGATTCATAATCTATGACAAATCAGCTAAACCAATTGGATCTCACCAAGTTGAGTTCACTCAATTCCATCCACAAGCAGG GTGGGTGGAGCATGATCCAATTGAGATATTGGAGAGTGTGAAGGTTTGTATGACAAAGGCAATAGATAAGGCAACAGCTAATGGATTCCAAGTGGATAAAGGGTTGAAGGCAATTGGTCTCACTAACCAAAGAGAGACCACTCTTGTTTGGAGTAAATCCACCGGTTCTCCCCTTCACCAAGCTATTGTTTGGATGGACGTTCGTACTGCCTCTATTTGCAG GCGACTTGAAAATGAGTTATCTGGCGGTAGAACTCATTTTGTCGAGAGTTGTGGTTTGCCGATTAGCACATATTTCAGTGCTTTGAAAATTTTGTGGTTGATGGAAAATGTGGATGCTGTCAAGGAAGCTATAAAGAAAAAGGATGCATTGTTTGGAACCGTAGACACTTGGTTGATATGGAATTTAACCGGTGGGGTGAACGAAGGATTACACGTTACCGATGTTACAAATGCATCTCGGACAATGCTGATGAATCTAAAAACTCTAAGGTGGGATGAATCCACCTTGAAAGCACTCACAATCCCTCCTGAAATTTTACCCAAAATTGTTAGTAATTCGGAGGTTATAGGCAACATTGCAGCTGGATGGCCAATTTCCGGTATGCCTATCTCTGGTTGTTTGGGCGATCAACATGCGGCAATGCTTGGACAAGTGTGCCGTAAAGGTGAAGCAAAAAGTACCTACGGAACAGGTGCTTTCATTCTGCTGAATACCGGAGAAGGAGTAGTTCAATCAAAGCACGGCCTTCTATCTACTGTAGCTTATAAGCTTGGTCCAAATGCTCCAACCAACTATGCACTCGAAGGATCTGTTGGTATTGCTGGAGCTGCGGTGCAGTGGCTTAGAGATGGTCTTGGTCTCATTTCTAATGCTGCGGAGTTAGAGGCTATGGCATTAGCGGTTGAATCCAATGGTGGTGTTTACTTCGTTCCTGCTTTCAACGGATTGTTTGCGCCGTGGTGGCGTGATGATGCTCGTGGTGTTTTTATTGGATTTACGGGGCATACTAATAAGGGTCACTTAGCTCGAGCTGTGCTCGAGAGCATTTGTTTTCAAGTCAAAGATGTGATAGATGCAATGCACAATGATTCTGGAGCTGATCAATCCAATAAAGAGGAGTTCTTGCTTAGGGTAGATGGTGGAGCAACTGTTAACAATCTGTTGATGCAGACTCAG GCGGATTTGTTGGCAACTCCAGTGATTAGACCTGTTGACATAGAAACAACAGCACTCGGAGCAGCCTATGCAGCTGGATTAGCAGTTGGGGTATGGAAAGAAGATTACATTTTCGACTCAAAGGATAAGCTGCAAAATGCAAATATTTTCCGTCCTTTAATGGCTGAGGATTTGAGGAAAAAGAAAGCAGATTCTTGGTTGAAAGCTGTTAGTAGATCTTTTGACTTAGCAGATCTTAGTTAG